A window of Ictidomys tridecemlineatus isolate mIctTri1 chromosome 1, mIctTri1.hap1, whole genome shotgun sequence contains these coding sequences:
- the Shroom1 gene encoding protein Shroom1, translating into MEALGPRDDSASPASSTPSLDLRRLSTRADSAYGSFSAPEARTPSPRADLHPYLDWEYVRVVWGGPAPAPPDADPPTTQRPRPAVAACCEPWPPEVQGTSGPLSRQATPLLYALAAEAEAGVQAAEPPSPPASWAAYRQRLQGAQRRVLRETSFQRKELRMSLPTRLRPAVPARPPTAHLRSASLSHPGGEVGPTHSGAPGTGSTGPGHLANQQGKWCFSEPGKLDCMGRVGGLAGECLSLACSSSGLGSPEPQELQAEVKGLQCWVQAEAQPQSTAELNSGSTKLGNACRPASRSQSPSGEVLGPWKGPGGAVAPVQAVSQAAENPRPLFQTKLSSTKTFLPGHCGQCGIPASRFLTQKEAALVHPAEDPQSSPAKCEQEVSEICMESPYALLPSLPDDEVFLEETLHVGVRSLPDSHIPQEFPISVHASDQQCGTGLGQRTGQASVPPECTLHECLGTAGADDCWQEMNGSVGICRPTSYIPLGTANGDISIIDTSGLLTTDHPAVDALGPSGNDKLGSPHHTSLAWGTGQPGSKPTWPCQRLEELVQELARLDPSLSDTLTSQPCPEPPLGLLDGLIPLAEVWAAMKPGCGEAGEEGPGTSEPGSYQFNFTQLLPTSQEMTRPENSPSCPMPDCLNAQTSNNSVQAKKVELVGLLQEMLQDLHIQEERLQDAAQEWTRRRVALESAVSQACAPRELERFSRFLADLERVLGLLLLLGSRLARVHHALARMGSDGDPDERDSLLQRLGLLQRQQEDAKELKEHVARRERALREVLARALSAEELCSYSELLVGKATLLTQQRCLEEHVRLFQNQLDALGSNLGFHPISPRPSWPPETCPQDKPPFLPPSI; encoded by the exons ATGGAAGCCCTGGGTCCCAGGGACGACAGCGCCTCCCCGGCCTCATCCACACCAAGCCTAGACTTACGGCGGCTGTCCACTCGCGCTGACTCGGCCTATGGTTCTTTCTCGGCCCCTGAAGCACGCACGCCGTCGCCTCGCGCGGATCTCCACCCTTACCTCGACTGGGAATACGTGCGCGTGGTTTGGGGCggcccagccccagctccccctGATGCCGATCCTCCCACCACGCAGCGGCCGAGGCCAGCTGTTGCTGCGTGCTGTGAGCCATGGCCCCCAGAGGTCCAGGGAACCTCGGGGCCACTCAGCAGACAGGCAACCCCGCTGCTATACGCGCtggctgcagaggctgaggcCGGGGTGCAGGCAGCCGAGCCACCCAGCCCGCCAGCTTCCTGGGCGGCCTACCGCCAGCGATTGCAGGGCGCGCAGCGGCGAGTGCTGCGGGAGACATCCTTCCAGCGCAAGGAGCTCCGCATGAGCCTGCCCACCCGCCTGCGGCCAGCTGTCCCCGCGCGGCCCCCCACTGCGCACCTGCGCTCCGCCTCGCTTAGCCACCCGGGCGGGGAGGTAGGACCCACGCACTCCGGGGCTCCAGGGACAGGATCCACTGGTCCGGGGCACCTCGCCAATCAGCAGGGGAAATGGTGCTTCTCAGAGCCAGGAAAGTTGGATTGCATGGGTCGGGTTGGTGGGCTGGCGGGGGAGTGCTTGAGCTTGGCCTGCTCCAGCTCTGGCCTCGGCAGTCCTGAGCCCCAGGAGTTGCAGGCTGAGGTCAAAGGGTTGCAGTGTTGGGTGCAGGCTGAGGCCCAACCCCAAAGCACAGCGGAGCTGAACTCCGGGTCCACGAAGCTCGGCAATGCCTGTAGGCCTGCCAGTCGGAGTCAGAGCCCGTCAGGAGAGGTCTTGGGCCCCTGGAAAGGTCCAGGAGGGGCCGTGGCCCCTGTCCAG GCTGTTTCCCAAGCAGCAGAAAACCCCAGACCGCTGTTTCAGACCAAACTTTCCAG CACGAAGACTTTCCTTCCTGGTCACTGTGGTCAGTGTGGGATCCCTGCCTCCAGATTCTTGACTCAGAAGGAAGCTGCATTGGTGCATCCTGCAGAGGACCCCCAGAGCAGCCCTGCCAAGTGTGAGCAGGAGGTCTCAGAGATCTGCATGGAGTCTCCATatgccctccttccctcccttcctgatGATGAAGTGTTCCTGGAAGAAACCCTGCATGTTGGAGTGAGATCACTTCCAGACTCCCATATCCCCCAGGAATTTCCAATCAG TGTCCATGCCTCTGACCAGCAATGTGGAACTGGCTTGGGCCAAAGGACTGGCCAGGCTTCAGTCCCCCCAGAGTGCACCCTGCATGAATGTCTGGGGACTGCAGGGGCAGATGACTGCTGGCAGGAGATGAATGGTTCTGTGGGTATCTGCAGGCCCACAAGCTATATCCCCCTTGGGACTGCAAATGGTGACATCTCAATCATTGATACCAGTGGACTGCTTACCACTGACCACCCTGCAGTTGATGCCCTGGGACCTTCAGGCAATGATAAACTAGGGTCCCCTCACCATACGTCCCTGGCCTGGGGTACTGGACAGCCTGGTTCCAAGCCAACATGGCCATGTCAACGTCTTGAGGAGCTGGTTCAGGAGCTGGCCAGACTAGATCCCTCTCTAAGTGACACTCTTACCTCCCAGCCATGCCCAGAGCCACCCCTGGGCCTGCTGGATGGGCTGATTCCTTTAGCAGAAGTCTGGGCTGCAATGAAGCCAGGCTGTGGTGAAGCTGGAGAAGAGGGTCCTGGTACTTCTGAGCCAGG GTCCTATCAATTCAACTTTACCCAGCTCCTGCCAACTTCTCAGGAGATGACAAGGCCTGAAAACTCTCCCTCCTGTCCTATGCCTGACTGTCTTAATGCCCAAACATCAAACAACAGCGTCCAGGCTAAGAAA GTGGAGCTAGTCGGCCTTCTCCAAGAGATGCTGCAGGACCTTCACATCCAGGAGGAGCGGCTGCAAGATGCTGCCCAAGAATGGACCAGACGCCGGGTGGCTCTGGAATCCGCAGTGAGCCAGGCCTGTGCACCCCGGGAACTGGAGCGGTTCAGCCGGTTCTTGGCCGACCTGGAGCGCGTCCTTGGCCTCCTGCTGCTACTCGGCAGTCGCCTGGCCCGTGTGCACCATGCCTTAGCCCGGATGGGCTCAGATGGTGACCCTGATGAGCGG GACTCTCTGTTGCAGCGACTTGGGCTTCTGCAACGGCAGCAGGAAGATGCCAAGGAGCTGAAGGAGCATGTGGCTCGGCGTGAGCGGGCCCTGCGCGAGGTGCTGGCCAGGGCACTGTCTGCAGAGGAGTTGTGCTCCTACAGTGAGCTGCTGGTGGGCAAGGCCACCCTTCTGACCCAGCAGCGCTGCCTGGAGGAACATGTCCGGCTCTTTCAGAACCAACTAGACGCCCTTGGGAGCAACCTTGGCTTTCATCCCATCTCTCCCAGGCCGTCCTGGCCCCCAGAGACCTGCCCTCAGGATAAaccacccttccttcctccctctatcTAG
- the Sowaha gene encoding ankyrin repeat domain-containing protein SOWAHA, with the protein MALAAAAAAAAAAAGVSQAAVLGFLQERGGKVRNSELLSRFKPLLDAGDPRGRAARRDRFKQFVNDVAVVKELDGVKFVVLRKKPRPSEGPEPLAPCIPGALTPPSKATSVSLGENSGPGAALSASVQPSIESPEDPAPPSELQDAPGDPAPEPTQPTGVPLLGSAQHPEDPADPRVPAFELALSSEGSSAEVASPVSMPSEETSPGADLEPGPRTAKGPPPPAPRALPPKPCMLPVRCVLGPATLRVRAEEQGLRRQLSEEPSPRSSPLLLRRLSVEESGLGLHLGPGRSPHLRRLSRSGPRLLSPDTEEMPTAQPPSAVPLEPTEHEWLVRTATGRWTHQLHGLLLRDRGLAAKRDFISGFTALHWAAKSGDREMALQLVEVARRGGAPIDVNARSHGGYTPLHLAALHGHEDAAVLLVVRLGAQVHVRDHSGRRAYQYLRPGSSYAVRRLLGDPGLRGATEPDATSGGSGSLATRHPVQVAATILSSTTSAFLGVLADDLMLQDLARGLKKSSSFSKFLGASPMAPRKKTKIRGGLPAFSEVSRRPAPGPLAGLVPSLPPAT; encoded by the coding sequence ATGGCGCTGgccgctgccgctgccgctgcGGCCGCCGCTGCCGGGGTGAGCCAGGCGGCAGTGCTGGGCTTCCTGCAGGAGCGCGGCGGGAAGGTGCGCAACTCGGAGCTGCTGAGCCGCTTCAAGCCGCTGCTGGATGCCGGCGACCCGCGCGGCCGCGCAGCCCGCAGGGACCGCTTCAAGCAATTCGTCAACGACGTGGCGGTGGTGAAGGAGCTGGACGGCGTCAAGTTCGTGGTGCTGAGGAAGAAGCCTCGGCCCTCAGAGGGACCAGAGCCCCTGGCCCCCTGCATCCCTGGGGCACTGACCCCGCCGTCGAAGGCCACTTCCGTCTCGCTAGGGGAAAACTCTGGCCCAGGAGCTGCGCTCTCGGCCTCCGTGCAGCCGTCCATAGAATCACCGGAGGACCCGGCCCCGCCATCAGAGCTCCAGGACGCCCCCGGGGATCCGGCCCCTGAACCCACCCAGCCCACTGGGGTGCCATTGTTAGGCTCGGCCCAGCACCCCGAGGATCCCGCGGACCCCCGGGTTCCAGCCTTTGAGCTAGCTCTGTCCTCAGAGGGCTCCTCCGCGGAAGTGGCCTCGCCGGTTAGCATGCCGTCGGAGGAAACCTCTCCCGGCGCAGACCTGGAACCTGGACCCAGGACCGCGAAAGGGCCGCCGCCACCCGCTCCGCGCGCGCTGCCGCCGAAGCCCTGCATGCTGCCCGTACGCTGCGTCCTGGGCCCCGCCACGCTCCGGGTCCGAGCAGAGGAGCAAGGCCTGCGCCGGCAGCTGTCGGAGGAGCCCAGCCCTCGGAGCTCCCCGCTGCTCCTGAGGCGGCTCTCAGTTGAGGAGTCGGGCCTGGGCCTCCACTTGGGCCCCGGTCGTTCCCCGCACCTAAGGCGCCTGTCGCGCAGTGGCCCGCGTCTGCTGAGCCCCGACACCGAGGAGATGCCCACCGCACAGCCGCCGTCCGCCGTGCCCCTGGAGCCTACTGAGCACGAGTGGCTAGTGCGGACGGCCACTGGCCGCTGGACCCACCAGCTTCACGGGCTGCTGCTGCGGGACCGCGGCCTAGCTGCCAAGCGCGACTTTATATCTGGCTTCACCGCCCTACATTGGGCGGCCAAGAGCGGCGACCGTGAGATGGCGCTGCAGCTGGTGGAGGTCGCGCGTCGTGGTGGCGCGCCAATCGACGTGAACGCGCGCTCGCATGGCGGCTACACACCGCTGCACCTAGCCGCTCTGCACGGCCACGAGGACGCCGCCGTGCTGTTGGTGGTGCGTCTGGGTGCTCAAGTGCATGTCCGTGACCACAGCGGACGTCGAGCCTACCAGTATCTGCGTCCTGGCTCCTCTTATGCGGTGCGACGACTGCTTGGTGACCCAGGCCTGCGAGGAGCAACCGAGCCAGATGCTACCAGTGGTGGAAGTGGTAGCCTTGCTACCCGGCATCCAGTGCAAGTGGCCGCCACGATCCTCAGTTCCACCACCAGCGCGTTTCTGGGTGTCCTGGCCGACGACCTGATGCTCCAGGACCTGGCCCGTGGCTTGAAGAAGTCGAGCTCTTTCAGCAAGTTCTTGGGCGCCTCGCCCATGGCTCCGCGTAAAAAGACAAAGATCCGTGGTGGCCTGCCAGCCTTCTCAGAAGTCTCTCGTCGACCTGCACCGGGGCCTTTAGCTGGTTTGGTGCCCAGTCTGCCCCCGGCAACCTGA